A genomic window from Pocillopora verrucosa isolate sample1 chromosome 7, ASM3666991v2, whole genome shotgun sequence includes:
- the LOC131786704 gene encoding uncharacterized skeletal organic matrix protein 5-like encodes MRNPSCWSINLAVAKKRDAKIWCELLSSHKHRFPEEFRENSTSHHISIMSPCFSSPCHNGGSCVTSHRDHSFECVCKNGFFGEYCEKAVKSCKEVYDASKSNTSKLVSLHLGSQPIKVLCHMGDFGCGHGGWTPVMKINGNKSTFHYDSGYWSDKTEYNTAGGETGFDSKETKLPTYWDTSFSKICLGMKIGEQISFIVINMKATSLYTLIADGRYRNTSLGRDSWKTLIGSEASLQFDCNKEGFNVMCGESHYSKARIGIATNNQNKCDSCDSRIGFGTGGQFDDNNTCGNEAARSPDNGDKHIKAIGYILVH; translated from the exons ATGAGGAATCCTTCATGCTGGTCAATAAACTTGGCGGTGGCAAAGAAACGCGATGCAAAGATTTGGTGTGAGTTGCTGTCTTCTCATAAGCATAGATTTCCTGAGGAATTCAGAGAAAATAGCACTTCGCATCACATTTCCATTATG TCTCCATGTTTTTCCTCCCCATGCCATAACGGTGGTAGCTGTGTGACAAGCCACAGAGATCACTCGTTTGAATGTGTATGTAAAAATGGCTTTTTCGGAGAATATTGTGAGAAAG CTGTAAAATCATGCAAGGAGGTATATGATGCATCCAA ATCAAATACGAGTAAACTGGTTTCCCTTCATCTGGGCTCACAGCCAATTAAAGTTCTTTGTCACATgggagattttggatgtggacatggaggatggacgccagTCATGAAGATTAACGGCAACAAG AGTACCTTTCACTATGATTCTGGTTACTGGAGTGATAAAACTGAATACAACACTGCTGGAGGAGAGACTGGATTCGACTCAAAAGAGACCAAGTTGCCTACTTACTGGGACACATCCTTCTcaaagatctgtctcggtatgaagatcggTGAACAGATCAGCTTCATTGTAATCAATATGAAGGCCACCTCTCTTTACACATTGATCGCTGACGGAAGGTACCGAAACACCTCGTTGGGTCGTGACTCGTGGAAGACACTCATTGGCTCAGAGGCTTCGTTACAGTTTGACTGTAACAAGGAAGGATTTAATGTTATGTGTGGCGAGTCTCATTACTCCAAAGCGAGAATCGGCATCGCTACTAACAACCAGAATAAATGCGACTCCTGCGACTCCAGGATTGGCTTTGGTACAGGAGGGCAATTTGATGACAATAACACGTGTGGAAACGAGGCTGCTCGTTCACCGGATAATGGAGATAAACACATTAAAGCCATAGGTTACATTTTGGTTCATTGA